A stretch of the Procambarus clarkii isolate CNS0578487 chromosome 47, FALCON_Pclarkii_2.0, whole genome shotgun sequence genome encodes the following:
- the LOC123762968 gene encoding uncharacterized protein isoform X3 translates to MEEEQVLSWLYEYGIKRGYTGLCSKIEIEFKRKEREPDIPALGYMLCIRRLQILLRNNNVIDKNNLHTLGKLLGDILQYKPFHLCREFHRAVIKLYIVTKLLYVDCEELQHDTVLDNLPYFNWSEIKQQFNYQLIGNRDVQEYFTGQKAPEFKILLKTLGQNITEPSLNRVMETFNRVRSQGGRTEQLQDLNALEMSHNNIAIKDGCKLKNHFHQGGDTQSKLAGTEIESTSSGKTINTSVDLIILNGKIWNVKRGNVTSKLVYKIGDPRKNQDVPSVDMSSDNKHVSKPLNDIHLIIHNSKRYECVSKICPQVVQKPKSSEHLMVCQTKTYLMRNNLNNFELKRLEKTIKTLETYLTLLKAKFEKEKINAGLQSYRDDDNSSGTRGGNLPNHDLPSTSAIQELTHQNDHGEGSHQIQGQSTGEDALQLTQTPRTSSPQNIVCLKTNISYTPNYEKHTSDEKEKWQSHQNKYNTSLYADECDESTPALRLSLTSSPELEMIPESPDNHEINVSKRFKSGSIEVCQSEPQCMERSRNNEENKLSELNVPYQNSEVIENSNSPSVHSADLNLEDFFQNTDKEDGNSTIKHIAIAPCASTSTSPVSVNTASRKSRMKRKNTESRSNSSEEFVEVSPNKKRTRGDLRKRQEAEGAYEPSLPKAKRSKTKHVSEKRESARLKSLKESKSETMVSSNCTVLSVDLSNGMEDKIFVTLLNSQEPESGNFVTPVNSPEIKSGNFVTPVNSPEEKSGPPCSISNDNINCSDSESWKSARNDSHSSHEMI, encoded by the exons AGATTGAGATAGAATTTAAGAGGAAGGAAAGAGAACCTGACATTCCAGCATTGGGATATATGTTGTGCATCAGACGTCTTCAAATACTTCTAAGGAATAATAACGTTATTGATAAAAACAATCTTCACACATTAGGAAAACTGTTGGGCGATATTCTGCAGTATAAGCCATTCCACCTCTGCCGAGAATTTCATAGAGCAGTGATAAAACTGTATATAGTAACCAAGTTACTG TATGTGGATTGTGAAGAGCTTCAACATGATACTGTGCTGGATAATCTGCCATATTTTAATTGGAGTGAAATCAAACAACAATTTAATTACCAG CTGATTGGCAACAGAGATGTTCAAGAATATTTTACTGGACAGAAAGCACCTGAATTTAAAATTCTCCTGAAAACCTTAGGACAAAACATCACTGAACCTTCTTTAAATAGAGTTATGGAAACATTTAACAGAGTGAGATCACAAGGAGGACGAACTGAACAGCTTCAGGATTTAAATGCATTAGAAATGAGCCATAATAATATCGCCATTAAAGATGGCTGCAAGTTGAAGAACCACTTTCATCAAGGTGGTGATACACAAAGCAAGTTGGCAGGCACAGAAATTGAATCTACATCCAGCGGTAAAACAATTAATACAAGTGTCGACTTAATTATATTGAATGGAAAAAtatggaatgtaaagagaggaaatGTAACCTCAAAACTTGTGTATAAAATTGGTGATCCAAGAAAAAATCAAGATGTCCCTTCAGTGGACATGAGTTCAGATAATAAACACGTATCTAAACCACTTAATGACATTCATCTCATAATTCATAATTCTAAACGGTATGAATGTGTTTCTAAAATATGTCCTCAAGTTGTGCAGAAACCTAAAAGCTCTGAACATTTAATGGTCTGTCAAACTAAAACTTATTTAATGAGAAATAATTTGAATAACTTTGAACTTAAAAGATTAGAGAAAACCATTAAAACTCTAGAAACTTATCTTACCTTATTAAAGGCAAAGTTTGAGAAAGAGAAAATAAATGCTGGTCTACAAAGTTACAGAGATGATGACAATAGTTCTGGTACTAGAGGTGGAAATCTGCCAAATCACGATCTTCCAAGTACCAGTGCAATTCAAGAGTTAACACATCAGAATGATCATGGAGAGGGCAGTCATCAGATCCAAGGTCAATCTACCGGGGAAGATGCTTTACAGCTTACACAAACACCTCGGACTTCCAGTCCCCAAAATATAGTCTGCTTGAAAACAAATATATCTTATACTCCTAATTATGAAAAACATACAAGTGATGAGAAAGAAAAATGGCAAAGCCACCAAAATAAGTATAATACAAGTCTGTATGCTGACGAGTGCGACGAAAGTACTCCTGCTTTACGTTTGAGCCTTACTTCATCCCCAGAATTAGAAATGATACCTGAATCTCCAGATAATCATGAAATAAATGTCAGTAAAAGATTTAAAAGTGGATCAATAGAGGTGTGCCAAAGTGAACCACAGTGTATGGAAAGATCCAGAAATaatgaagaaaataaactctcagAACTGAATGTACCTTATCAGAACTCTGAGGTTATTGAAAATAGCAACTCTCCTTCAGTACATTCTGCAGATTTGAACTTGGAAGATTTCTTTCAAAACACGGATAAGGAAGATGGTAATAGTACCATAAAACATATAGCTATTGCTCCATGTGCAAGCACATCAACATCTCCAGTCAGTGTAAACACAGCTTCACGCAAGAGTAGAATGAAGCGGAAAAACACTGAGAGTCGCAGCAATAGTAGTGAAGAGTTTGTTGAGGTGTCTCCAAACAAGAAAAGGACGAGAGGAGATCTGAGAAAGCGGCAAGAAGCAGAAGGTGCTTATGAACCAAGTTTACCAAAAGCTAAACGTTCAAAAACAAAGCATGTCTCCGAGAAAAGAGAATCGGCGAGATTAAAAAGCTTAAAAGAATCTAAGTCGGAAACTATGGTGTCCTCCAATTGTACAGTATTAAGTGTGGATTTATCTAATGGGATGGAGGATAAAATCTTTGTCACACTGTTAAATAGTCAAGAACCAGAGTCAGGAAACTTTGTCACACCGGTAAATAGTCCAGAGATAAAGTCGGGTAACTTTGTCACACCAGTAAATAGTCCAGAGGAAAAGTCAGGGCCTCCATGCTCTATTTCCAATGACAATATAAACTGTTCAGATTCAGAGTCATGGAAATCAGCAAGGAATGATTCTCATTCTTCCCATGAGATGATATAA
- the LOC123762968 gene encoding uncharacterized protein isoform X1 has product MEEEQVLSWLYEYGIKRGYTGLCSKIEIEFKRKEREPDIPALGYMLCIRRLQILLRNNNVIDKNNLHTLGKLLGDILQYKPFHLCREFHRAVIKLYIVTKLLYVDCEELQHDTVLDNLPYFNWSEIKQQFNYQDEYFSDFHSKLIKAAHESIEASVSIQASSPMHLAKELRLEAEKCLRIELPKLQNLLMDLIPTTSLERLIGNRDVQEYFTGQKAPEFKILLKTLGQNITEPSLNRVMETFNRVRSQGGRTEQLQDLNALEMSHNNIAIKDGCKLKNHFHQGGDTQSKLAGTEIESTSSGKTINTSVDLIILNGKIWNVKRGNVTSKLVYKIGDPRKNQDVPSVDMSSDNKHVSKPLNDIHLIIHNSKRYECVSKICPQVVQKPKSSEHLMVCQTKTYLMRNNLNNFELKRLEKTIKTLETYLTLLKAKFEKEKINAGLQSYRDDDNSSGTRGGNLPNHDLPSTSAIQELTHQNDHGEGSHQIQGQSTGEDALQLTQTPRTSSPQNIVCLKTNISYTPNYEKHTSDEKEKWQSHQNKYNTSLYADECDESTPALRLSLTSSPELEMIPESPDNHEINVSKRFKSGSIEVCQSEPQCMERSRNNEENKLSELNVPYQNSEVIENSNSPSVHSADLNLEDFFQNTDKEDGNSTIKHIAIAPCASTSTSPVSVNTASRKSRMKRKNTESRSNSSEEFVEVSPNKKRTRGDLRKRQEAEGAYEPSLPKAKRSKTKHVSEKRESARLKSLKESKSETMVSSNCTVLSVDLSNGMEDKIFVTLLNSQEPESGNFVTPVNSPEIKSGNFVTPVNSPEEKSGPPCSISNDNINCSDSESWKSARNDSHSSHEMI; this is encoded by the exons AGATTGAGATAGAATTTAAGAGGAAGGAAAGAGAACCTGACATTCCAGCATTGGGATATATGTTGTGCATCAGACGTCTTCAAATACTTCTAAGGAATAATAACGTTATTGATAAAAACAATCTTCACACATTAGGAAAACTGTTGGGCGATATTCTGCAGTATAAGCCATTCCACCTCTGCCGAGAATTTCATAGAGCAGTGATAAAACTGTATATAGTAACCAAGTTACTG TATGTGGATTGTGAAGAGCTTCAACATGATACTGTGCTGGATAATCTGCCATATTTTAATTGGAGTGAAATCAAACAACAATTTAATTACCAG GATGAATACTTCAGTGATTTTCACTCCAAACTGATCAAAGCTGCTCATGAAAGTATAGAAGCAAGTGTGAGTATACAGGCAAGTAGCCCCATGCACCTTGCAAAAGAATTGCGTCTTGAGGCAGAAAAGTGCCTACGAATTGAACTCCCTAAACTTCAAAATCTCTTGATGGATCTTATACCGACTACCTCATTAGAAAGG CTGATTGGCAACAGAGATGTTCAAGAATATTTTACTGGACAGAAAGCACCTGAATTTAAAATTCTCCTGAAAACCTTAGGACAAAACATCACTGAACCTTCTTTAAATAGAGTTATGGAAACATTTAACAGAGTGAGATCACAAGGAGGACGAACTGAACAGCTTCAGGATTTAAATGCATTAGAAATGAGCCATAATAATATCGCCATTAAAGATGGCTGCAAGTTGAAGAACCACTTTCATCAAGGTGGTGATACACAAAGCAAGTTGGCAGGCACAGAAATTGAATCTACATCCAGCGGTAAAACAATTAATACAAGTGTCGACTTAATTATATTGAATGGAAAAAtatggaatgtaaagagaggaaatGTAACCTCAAAACTTGTGTATAAAATTGGTGATCCAAGAAAAAATCAAGATGTCCCTTCAGTGGACATGAGTTCAGATAATAAACACGTATCTAAACCACTTAATGACATTCATCTCATAATTCATAATTCTAAACGGTATGAATGTGTTTCTAAAATATGTCCTCAAGTTGTGCAGAAACCTAAAAGCTCTGAACATTTAATGGTCTGTCAAACTAAAACTTATTTAATGAGAAATAATTTGAATAACTTTGAACTTAAAAGATTAGAGAAAACCATTAAAACTCTAGAAACTTATCTTACCTTATTAAAGGCAAAGTTTGAGAAAGAGAAAATAAATGCTGGTCTACAAAGTTACAGAGATGATGACAATAGTTCTGGTACTAGAGGTGGAAATCTGCCAAATCACGATCTTCCAAGTACCAGTGCAATTCAAGAGTTAACACATCAGAATGATCATGGAGAGGGCAGTCATCAGATCCAAGGTCAATCTACCGGGGAAGATGCTTTACAGCTTACACAAACACCTCGGACTTCCAGTCCCCAAAATATAGTCTGCTTGAAAACAAATATATCTTATACTCCTAATTATGAAAAACATACAAGTGATGAGAAAGAAAAATGGCAAAGCCACCAAAATAAGTATAATACAAGTCTGTATGCTGACGAGTGCGACGAAAGTACTCCTGCTTTACGTTTGAGCCTTACTTCATCCCCAGAATTAGAAATGATACCTGAATCTCCAGATAATCATGAAATAAATGTCAGTAAAAGATTTAAAAGTGGATCAATAGAGGTGTGCCAAAGTGAACCACAGTGTATGGAAAGATCCAGAAATaatgaagaaaataaactctcagAACTGAATGTACCTTATCAGAACTCTGAGGTTATTGAAAATAGCAACTCTCCTTCAGTACATTCTGCAGATTTGAACTTGGAAGATTTCTTTCAAAACACGGATAAGGAAGATGGTAATAGTACCATAAAACATATAGCTATTGCTCCATGTGCAAGCACATCAACATCTCCAGTCAGTGTAAACACAGCTTCACGCAAGAGTAGAATGAAGCGGAAAAACACTGAGAGTCGCAGCAATAGTAGTGAAGAGTTTGTTGAGGTGTCTCCAAACAAGAAAAGGACGAGAGGAGATCTGAGAAAGCGGCAAGAAGCAGAAGGTGCTTATGAACCAAGTTTACCAAAAGCTAAACGTTCAAAAACAAAGCATGTCTCCGAGAAAAGAGAATCGGCGAGATTAAAAAGCTTAAAAGAATCTAAGTCGGAAACTATGGTGTCCTCCAATTGTACAGTATTAAGTGTGGATTTATCTAATGGGATGGAGGATAAAATCTTTGTCACACTGTTAAATAGTCAAGAACCAGAGTCAGGAAACTTTGTCACACCGGTAAATAGTCCAGAGATAAAGTCGGGTAACTTTGTCACACCAGTAAATAGTCCAGAGGAAAAGTCAGGGCCTCCATGCTCTATTTCCAATGACAATATAAACTGTTCAGATTCAGAGTCATGGAAATCAGCAAGGAATGATTCTCATTCTTCCCATGAGATGATATAA
- the LOC123762968 gene encoding uncharacterized protein isoform X2, whose amino-acid sequence MLCIRRLQILLRNNNVIDKNNLHTLGKLLGDILQYKPFHLCREFHRAVIKLYIVTKLLYVDCEELQHDTVLDNLPYFNWSEIKQQFNYQDEYFSDFHSKLIKAAHESIEASVSIQASSPMHLAKELRLEAEKCLRIELPKLQNLLMDLIPTTSLERLIGNRDVQEYFTGQKAPEFKILLKTLGQNITEPSLNRVMETFNRVRSQGGRTEQLQDLNALEMSHNNIAIKDGCKLKNHFHQGGDTQSKLAGTEIESTSSGKTINTSVDLIILNGKIWNVKRGNVTSKLVYKIGDPRKNQDVPSVDMSSDNKHVSKPLNDIHLIIHNSKRYECVSKICPQVVQKPKSSEHLMVCQTKTYLMRNNLNNFELKRLEKTIKTLETYLTLLKAKFEKEKINAGLQSYRDDDNSSGTRGGNLPNHDLPSTSAIQELTHQNDHGEGSHQIQGQSTGEDALQLTQTPRTSSPQNIVCLKTNISYTPNYEKHTSDEKEKWQSHQNKYNTSLYADECDESTPALRLSLTSSPELEMIPESPDNHEINVSKRFKSGSIEVCQSEPQCMERSRNNEENKLSELNVPYQNSEVIENSNSPSVHSADLNLEDFFQNTDKEDGNSTIKHIAIAPCASTSTSPVSVNTASRKSRMKRKNTESRSNSSEEFVEVSPNKKRTRGDLRKRQEAEGAYEPSLPKAKRSKTKHVSEKRESARLKSLKESKSETMVSSNCTVLSVDLSNGMEDKIFVTLLNSQEPESGNFVTPVNSPEIKSGNFVTPVNSPEEKSGPPCSISNDNINCSDSESWKSARNDSHSSHEMI is encoded by the exons ATGTTGTGCATCAGACGTCTTCAAATACTTCTAAGGAATAATAACGTTATTGATAAAAACAATCTTCACACATTAGGAAAACTGTTGGGCGATATTCTGCAGTATAAGCCATTCCACCTCTGCCGAGAATTTCATAGAGCAGTGATAAAACTGTATATAGTAACCAAGTTACTG TATGTGGATTGTGAAGAGCTTCAACATGATACTGTGCTGGATAATCTGCCATATTTTAATTGGAGTGAAATCAAACAACAATTTAATTACCAG GATGAATACTTCAGTGATTTTCACTCCAAACTGATCAAAGCTGCTCATGAAAGTATAGAAGCAAGTGTGAGTATACAGGCAAGTAGCCCCATGCACCTTGCAAAAGAATTGCGTCTTGAGGCAGAAAAGTGCCTACGAATTGAACTCCCTAAACTTCAAAATCTCTTGATGGATCTTATACCGACTACCTCATTAGAAAGG CTGATTGGCAACAGAGATGTTCAAGAATATTTTACTGGACAGAAAGCACCTGAATTTAAAATTCTCCTGAAAACCTTAGGACAAAACATCACTGAACCTTCTTTAAATAGAGTTATGGAAACATTTAACAGAGTGAGATCACAAGGAGGACGAACTGAACAGCTTCAGGATTTAAATGCATTAGAAATGAGCCATAATAATATCGCCATTAAAGATGGCTGCAAGTTGAAGAACCACTTTCATCAAGGTGGTGATACACAAAGCAAGTTGGCAGGCACAGAAATTGAATCTACATCCAGCGGTAAAACAATTAATACAAGTGTCGACTTAATTATATTGAATGGAAAAAtatggaatgtaaagagaggaaatGTAACCTCAAAACTTGTGTATAAAATTGGTGATCCAAGAAAAAATCAAGATGTCCCTTCAGTGGACATGAGTTCAGATAATAAACACGTATCTAAACCACTTAATGACATTCATCTCATAATTCATAATTCTAAACGGTATGAATGTGTTTCTAAAATATGTCCTCAAGTTGTGCAGAAACCTAAAAGCTCTGAACATTTAATGGTCTGTCAAACTAAAACTTATTTAATGAGAAATAATTTGAATAACTTTGAACTTAAAAGATTAGAGAAAACCATTAAAACTCTAGAAACTTATCTTACCTTATTAAAGGCAAAGTTTGAGAAAGAGAAAATAAATGCTGGTCTACAAAGTTACAGAGATGATGACAATAGTTCTGGTACTAGAGGTGGAAATCTGCCAAATCACGATCTTCCAAGTACCAGTGCAATTCAAGAGTTAACACATCAGAATGATCATGGAGAGGGCAGTCATCAGATCCAAGGTCAATCTACCGGGGAAGATGCTTTACAGCTTACACAAACACCTCGGACTTCCAGTCCCCAAAATATAGTCTGCTTGAAAACAAATATATCTTATACTCCTAATTATGAAAAACATACAAGTGATGAGAAAGAAAAATGGCAAAGCCACCAAAATAAGTATAATACAAGTCTGTATGCTGACGAGTGCGACGAAAGTACTCCTGCTTTACGTTTGAGCCTTACTTCATCCCCAGAATTAGAAATGATACCTGAATCTCCAGATAATCATGAAATAAATGTCAGTAAAAGATTTAAAAGTGGATCAATAGAGGTGTGCCAAAGTGAACCACAGTGTATGGAAAGATCCAGAAATaatgaagaaaataaactctcagAACTGAATGTACCTTATCAGAACTCTGAGGTTATTGAAAATAGCAACTCTCCTTCAGTACATTCTGCAGATTTGAACTTGGAAGATTTCTTTCAAAACACGGATAAGGAAGATGGTAATAGTACCATAAAACATATAGCTATTGCTCCATGTGCAAGCACATCAACATCTCCAGTCAGTGTAAACACAGCTTCACGCAAGAGTAGAATGAAGCGGAAAAACACTGAGAGTCGCAGCAATAGTAGTGAAGAGTTTGTTGAGGTGTCTCCAAACAAGAAAAGGACGAGAGGAGATCTGAGAAAGCGGCAAGAAGCAGAAGGTGCTTATGAACCAAGTTTACCAAAAGCTAAACGTTCAAAAACAAAGCATGTCTCCGAGAAAAGAGAATCGGCGAGATTAAAAAGCTTAAAAGAATCTAAGTCGGAAACTATGGTGTCCTCCAATTGTACAGTATTAAGTGTGGATTTATCTAATGGGATGGAGGATAAAATCTTTGTCACACTGTTAAATAGTCAAGAACCAGAGTCAGGAAACTTTGTCACACCGGTAAATAGTCCAGAGATAAAGTCGGGTAACTTTGTCACACCAGTAAATAGTCCAGAGGAAAAGTCAGGGCCTCCATGCTCTATTTCCAATGACAATATAAACTGTTCAGATTCAGAGTCATGGAAATCAGCAAGGAATGATTCTCATTCTTCCCATGAGATGATATAA